One Marinibacterium anthonyi genomic region harbors:
- a CDS encoding Tetratricopeptide repeat protein: protein MDYYDLGPHSWPISTEVPDAQLWFDRGLNWTYGFNHEEAIACFRRAAMLDPGAAMPWWGVAYASGPNYNLPWHLLDAPGRARALAQAHAATTEALARLDGATPLERTMIEALTSRYPQADPIDDLSRWDHAYAAAMRAAFSAFPDSLDLRAIYAESLLTLTPWKMWDLKTGEPADGAATVEAQMVLEDAFSASPGAMAHPGLLHFYVHLMEMSPWPEKALKASDVLRTLVPDAGHLVHMPTHIDILCGDYQNVVLWNEKAVAADLKYYRTEGAFNIYTGYRQHDYHFIIYGAMFLGQIEPARTALKGLDDTTPEAMLRIPSPPMADFFESYLSFEPHVLVRFGRWHEAIALEPPADQDLYCTKTAFVHYARTIAFAALGRVAEAEAEEAVFLAACSRVPDSRLLHNNRVIDLLDIARAMVRGEVEYRKANFDAAFDHLRRSVTLEDNLPYDEPWGWMQPARHALGALLFEQGRIDEAEAAYRADLGLGGQLSRASVHPDNVWSLKGLHDCLKARGDTVEIALIRQRLDLALARADRAVGASCFCAQAAMRAAQ from the coding sequence ATGGACTATTACGACCTGGGGCCGCATTCCTGGCCGATCTCGACAGAGGTGCCCGACGCGCAATTGTGGTTCGACCGCGGTCTGAACTGGACCTACGGCTTCAACCACGAAGAGGCCATCGCCTGTTTCAGACGGGCGGCCATGCTGGACCCCGGCGCCGCGATGCCCTGGTGGGGCGTGGCCTATGCCTCGGGGCCCAACTACAACCTGCCCTGGCACCTGCTGGACGCCCCCGGCCGCGCCAGGGCGCTGGCCCAGGCCCATGCCGCCACGACCGAGGCGCTCGCGCGTCTGGACGGCGCCACGCCCCTCGAACGCACCATGATCGAGGCGCTGACGTCCCGCTATCCGCAGGCCGACCCGATCGACGATCTGTCGCGCTGGGACCACGCCTATGCCGCAGCCATGCGCGCCGCCTTCTCCGCCTTCCCCGACAGCCTGGACCTGCGGGCGATCTATGCGGAATCGCTGCTGACGCTGACGCCCTGGAAGATGTGGGACCTGAAGACCGGCGAACCCGCCGACGGCGCCGCCACTGTCGAGGCGCAGATGGTGCTGGAAGACGCGTTTTCCGCCAGCCCCGGCGCGATGGCGCATCCCGGCCTGCTGCATTTTTACGTCCACCTGATGGAAATGTCGCCCTGGCCCGAAAAGGCGCTGAAGGCGTCCGACGTGTTGCGCACCCTGGTGCCCGACGCCGGCCACCTGGTGCACATGCCGACCCATATCGACATCCTCTGCGGCGATTATCAGAACGTGGTGCTGTGGAACGAAAAGGCGGTCGCGGCCGACCTGAAATATTACCGCACCGAAGGCGCCTTCAACATCTACACCGGCTATCGCCAGCACGATTACCACTTCATCATCTACGGCGCGATGTTCCTGGGCCAGATCGAACCGGCCCGCACGGCGCTGAAGGGCCTCGACGACACCACGCCCGAGGCCATGCTGCGCATCCCCTCGCCCCCCATGGCGGATTTCTTCGAAAGCTACCTGTCGTTCGAACCCCATGTGCTGGTCCGCTTTGGCCGCTGGCACGAGGCGATCGCCCTGGAACCGCCCGCCGACCAGGATCTCTACTGCACGAAAACCGCCTTCGTGCACTACGCCCGCACCATCGCCTTCGCCGCCCTCGGCCGCGTGGCCGAGGCAGAAGCCGAAGAGGCGGTCTTCCTCGCCGCCTGTTCCCGCGTGCCGGACAGCCGGCTGCTGCACAACAACCGCGTCATCGACCTGCTGGACATCGCCAGGGCCATGGTCCGGGGCGAGGTCGAATACCGCAAGGCCAATTTCGACGCCGCCTTCGACCACCTGCGCCGCTCGGTCACGCTGGAAGACAACCTGCCCTACGATGAACCCTGGGGCTGGATGCAGCCCGCGCGCCACGCGCTTGGCGCGTTGCTGTTCGAACAGGGCCGCATCGACGAGGCCGAGGCCGCCTATCGCGCGGATCTGGGGCTGGGCGGACAGTTGAGCCGGGCCAGCGTGCATCCCGACAATGTCTGGTCGCTCAAGGGGTTGCACGATTGCCTGAAGGCACGGGGCGACACGGTCGAGATCGCGCTGATCCGCCAGCGCCTGGACCTGGCGCTGGCCCGCGCGGACCGGGCGGTGGGCGCGTCCTGTTTCTGCGCCCAGGCCGCCATGCGCGCGGCGCAGTGA
- the bcr_4 gene encoding Sulfonamide resistance protein, translating to MSNSSMPIPISRFELIALVASMFACVALSIDSMLPALPEMARALTPDDPNAIGMVLTVFAMGLGTGTFVTGPLSDALGRRAVILGGAALFILAAGLAWLAPTLHWLLLARFVQGIAAAAPRVVSLAILRDIFSGRAMAQVMSFVMMIFMVVPALAPMLGSFVITAFGWPAVFLSYMVFMAVIAIWVIIRLPETLPQDHRRPFRLPKLWNALREMMAHPAVRISILVQGVAMAVMFSMLTTVQPIYDQVFHKADSFPYWFGFVAVVAGSSSLLNATLVVKVGMRRMVTLAFLGQVVIAAVVAGLFLTRQSEHALFVTFVLWQISVFFMVGLTMGNLNAIAMEPMGHIAGMAASIMGGVATVLAAPVATLVSLSYDGTPRPLAFGILLLAMIGLALMLVMTRVETRQTA from the coding sequence ATGTCCAATTCGTCCATGCCCATTCCCATCTCCCGCTTTGAACTGATCGCGCTTGTCGCATCGATGTTTGCCTGCGTGGCCCTGTCGATCGATTCCATGCTGCCCGCCCTGCCCGAAATGGCGCGGGCCCTGACACCGGACGATCCCAATGCCATCGGCATGGTCCTGACTGTCTTCGCCATGGGCCTCGGCACCGGAACCTTCGTGACGGGGCCGCTGTCGGACGCTCTTGGCCGACGCGCGGTGATCCTGGGCGGCGCTGCGCTGTTCATCCTGGCCGCCGGCCTGGCCTGGTTGGCGCCGACACTGCACTGGCTGCTGCTGGCGCGCTTCGTCCAGGGCATCGCCGCCGCCGCGCCCCGGGTCGTGTCGCTTGCCATTCTGCGCGACATCTTCTCGGGCCGCGCCATGGCGCAGGTGATGTCCTTCGTGATGATGATCTTCATGGTCGTGCCCGCCCTGGCGCCGATGCTGGGCAGCTTCGTCATAACCGCCTTCGGCTGGCCCGCGGTCTTCCTGTCCTACATGGTCTTCATGGCGGTGATCGCGATCTGGGTCATCATCCGCCTGCCCGAAACCCTGCCGCAGGATCACCGCCGCCCGTTCCGCCTCCCCAAGCTCTGGAACGCCCTGCGCGAGATGATGGCCCACCCCGCGGTGCGGATCTCGATCCTCGTACAGGGGGTGGCGATGGCGGTCATGTTCTCGATGCTGACAACCGTGCAGCCCATCTATGACCAGGTCTTTCACAAGGCGGACAGCTTTCCCTACTGGTTCGGCTTCGTGGCCGTCGTCGCCGGCTCGTCCAGCCTGCTGAACGCGACGCTGGTGGTGAAGGTCGGCATGCGACGCATGGTGACCCTGGCCTTCCTGGGTCAGGTGGTGATTGCCGCGGTGGTCGCCGGCCTGTTCCTGACCCGGCAAAGCGAACACGCGCTGTTCGTGACCTTCGTGCTGTGGCAGATCAGCGTCTTCTTCATGGTCGGTCTGACCATGGGCAACCTCAACGCCATCGCGATGGAACCCATGGGCCACATCGCCGGCATGGCGGCCTCGATCATGGGCGGCGTGGCCACCGTGCTGGCCGCGCCCGTCGCCACGCTCGTCAGCCTCAGCTACGACGGCACGCCGCGTCCGCTCGCCTTCGGCATCCTGCTGCTGGCCATGATCGGACTGGCGCTGATGCTTGTCATGACCCGCGTCGAGACCCGCCAGACGGCATGA
- a CDS encoding voltage-gated potassium channel encodes MKPVSLITLGIRLFAIVAMGTVFFRFVEKWSWVDSYFFTVVTISTVGYGDPTPATDLGKIGATILIFLGLGVFAMAIQQFAAEHLAERDRHPGAIQRMVMRMNRQHHHRPEYGEHHEHHHPEHDDPDRR; translated from the coding sequence GTGAAACCGGTCAGCCTGATCACCCTCGGCATCCGCCTGTTCGCCATCGTGGCGATGGGCACGGTGTTCTTCCGTTTCGTCGAGAAATGGAGCTGGGTGGACAGCTATTTCTTTACCGTCGTCACCATATCGACAGTCGGCTACGGCGATCCGACCCCGGCCACCGACCTGGGCAAGATCGGCGCCACGATCCTGATCTTCCTGGGCCTCGGCGTCTTTGCCATGGCGATTCAGCAATTCGCAGCCGAACACCTGGCCGAACGCGACAGGCATCCCGGCGCGATCCAGCGCATGGTGATGCGGATGAACCGGCAGCACCATCATCGCCCCGAATACGGCGAACACCACGAACACCACCACCCCGAACACGACGACCCCGACAGGCGCTAA